The genomic window ATCGGGTGAACCCGAGCACGAGAGGGGGATGATGTGTCGATTTCGCCCGAGAGCGAAGTGTCGATCAGACCGCGCGAACTCCGGTTGCCTGGGGTCCCTTGGTTCCCTGGCCGACCTCGAACTCGACGCGCTGGTTCTCCTCGAGGGTGCGGAAACCGCTGCCCTGAATCTCGGAGTAGTGAACGAAAACGTCCGCGGAGCCGTCTTCTGGTGCGATGAATCCAAAGCCTTTTTCGGCGTTGAACCACTTCACAGTTCCCTGTGCCATGCTTTTCCTTCTCTTTCTAA from Rhodococcus sp. P1Y includes these protein-coding regions:
- a CDS encoding cold-shock protein; this translates as MAQGTVKWFNAEKGFGFIAPEDGSADVFVHYSEIQGSGFRTLEENQRVEFEVGQGTKGPQATGVRAV